A window from Candidatus Tectomicrobia bacterium encodes these proteins:
- a CDS encoding S41 family peptidase, which translates to MRPYSRILPRLLGALALAAAFVLPPAAPAASPAPPAASAPGRNESAALLLLRETVTLLEESYVTLPDMRKAYGEGLAALGRAAGKDKVEVTSTGPRSFRLRSDGEQIEARIEGSSRASLQEFEQAYRFALGHASGDKREMEIMYEALGAMVTALDPYSSFMPPERFRALQEETSGRYGGIGLTISQKDGKLIVVSPLEDSPASKAGIEAGDEIVSVDGEPVDGRPLPAAVRRMRGPPATEVRLGILRKGWSEPRVFTLTRALVHIQSVKARFFEGGWGYIRLSAFHEETSQELERVLSRLRRVGAKGLILDLRNNPGGLLVQSVRSAEHFLPEGSMVVFTRGRHRGQAMHFRTHADGLWTRQPMVVLINKGSASASEIVAGALQDLDRAYVVGATTFGKGSVQTILPLSHGAGIRLTTAKYYTPLGREIDQKGVSPDLEVAEQAGAPPRVPPKASWPEPVPARGEDPALDAGLEILREAGPRADMEALRLAALRVRARRTEGVRQADVPAR; encoded by the coding sequence ATGCGCCCGTATTCGAGGATTCTCCCGCGGCTGCTCGGCGCGCTGGCGCTGGCGGCCGCTTTCGTTCTGCCCCCCGCCGCCCCGGCGGCTTCCCCCGCGCCCCCGGCCGCGTCCGCCCCCGGCCGGAACGAGTCGGCGGCGCTCCTCCTCCTCCGGGAGACGGTGACCCTCCTCGAGGAGAGCTACGTCACGCTCCCCGACATGCGGAAGGCCTACGGCGAGGGGCTCGCCGCCCTCGGCCGCGCCGCCGGCAAGGACAAGGTGGAGGTCACCTCCACGGGCCCCCGCTCCTTCCGCCTCCGCTCGGACGGCGAGCAGATTGAGGCCCGGATCGAGGGGAGCTCGCGGGCCTCCCTCCAGGAGTTCGAGCAGGCCTACCGCTTCGCCCTGGGGCACGCCTCGGGGGACAAGCGGGAGATGGAGATCATGTACGAGGCGCTCGGGGCCATGGTCACCGCGCTCGACCCCTACAGCTCGTTCATGCCCCCGGAGCGGTTCCGCGCCCTGCAGGAGGAGACCTCGGGCCGCTACGGCGGCATCGGGCTCACCATCTCGCAGAAGGACGGGAAGCTGATCGTCGTCTCCCCGCTCGAGGACTCGCCCGCCTCCAAGGCGGGCATCGAGGCCGGCGACGAGATCGTCTCGGTGGACGGCGAGCCCGTGGACGGCCGGCCCCTGCCCGCCGCCGTGCGCCGGATGCGGGGGCCTCCCGCCACCGAGGTGCGCCTGGGCATCCTGCGGAAGGGCTGGAGCGAGCCGCGCGTCTTCACCCTGACCCGCGCCCTCGTGCACATCCAGAGCGTGAAGGCCCGGTTCTTCGAGGGGGGGTGGGGCTACATCCGCCTCAGCGCCTTCCATGAGGAGACGAGCCAGGAGCTCGAGCGCGTCCTCTCGCGGCTGAGGCGGGTGGGCGCGAAGGGGCTCATCCTCGACCTGCGCAACAACCCGGGGGGCCTCCTCGTCCAGTCAGTGCGCTCGGCCGAGCACTTTCTCCCGGAGGGCAGCATGGTGGTCTTCACCCGGGGCCGCCACCGCGGCCAGGCCATGCACTTCCGCACCCACGCCGACGGCCTCTGGACCCGGCAGCCCATGGTCGTCCTGATCAACAAGGGCAGCGCCAGCGCCTCGGAGATCGTGGCGGGGGCCCTCCAGGACCTCGACCGGGCCTACGTGGTCGGCGCGACCACCTTCGGGAAGGGCTCGGTGCAGACCATCCTCCCCCTGAGCCATGGAGCCGGCATCCGCCTCACCACGGCGAAGTACTACACGCCCCTGGGCCGGGAGATCGACCAGAAGGGCGTCTCGCCCGACCTTGAGGTGGCCGAGCAGGCGGGGGCGCCCCCGCGCGTCCCTCCCAAGGCCTCCTGGCCCGAGCCGGTCCCCGCTCGCGGGGAAGATCCCGCCCTCGACGCCGGGCTGGAGATCCTGCGCGAGGCGGGGCCGAGGGCGGACATGGAGGCGCTGCGGCTCGCCGCCCTGCGGGTGCGGGCGCGGCGGACTGAAGGCGTGCGCCAGGCGGACGTGCCGGCGCGGTAG
- a CDS encoding DMT family transporter, producing the protein MIPSYIQLALVAMVLVGIADFTYGRATRRGITPGTMTSSQACFFVPATGLWAYLQGVYAWTPPALLGVAAGLLTFLGFWAFMRSVALGQASVTTPIYRISFVVTALAAILFLGEPMTARKGTGFALAGAAIFLLSEFGRRKRAVPGVSPASIAWAVAAMTSVGLLNVVYKVGVSAGTAPAMLLHSQGTFFILIAFGYAFFAQGGPRFSRAGWAHSLVTGACLLTGLIALLAAYRTGEASVVTPIAQLSFVVSALLATLWMGERLTPRKMAGMALAAAAILAFTPV; encoded by the coding sequence ATGATCCCGTCCTACATCCAGCTCGCCCTGGTGGCCATGGTCCTGGTGGGCATTGCGGACTTCACCTACGGCCGGGCCACCCGCCGCGGCATCACCCCCGGGACCATGACCAGCTCCCAGGCCTGCTTTTTCGTCCCGGCGACGGGCCTGTGGGCATACCTGCAAGGAGTATACGCTTGGACGCCGCCCGCCCTGCTCGGGGTGGCGGCTGGGCTCCTCACCTTCCTGGGCTTCTGGGCCTTCATGCGGAGCGTCGCCCTCGGCCAGGCGAGCGTAACCACGCCCATCTACCGCATCAGTTTCGTGGTGACGGCGCTGGCCGCCATCCTTTTCCTGGGGGAACCGATGACGGCGCGCAAGGGGACGGGCTTCGCCCTGGCGGGGGCCGCCATCTTCCTGTTGTCGGAGTTCGGCCGCAGGAAAAGGGCGGTACCGGGGGTGAGCCCCGCCTCCATCGCCTGGGCGGTGGCGGCGATGACCTCCGTCGGCCTCCTGAACGTCGTCTACAAGGTGGGCGTTTCGGCGGGCACCGCCCCGGCCATGCTCCTCCACAGCCAGGGGACGTTCTTCATCCTCATCGCGTTCGGCTACGCCTTCTTCGCCCAGGGGGGGCCGCGCTTCTCGCGCGCGGGATGGGCGCACTCGCTGGTGACGGGGGCCTGCCTCCTGACGGGGCTGATCGCCCTGCTGGCCGCTTACCGGACCGGGGAGGCGAGCGTGGTGACGCCCATCGCCCAGCTCAGCTTCGTGGTGAGCGCCCTGCTCGCGACGCTGTGGATGGGGGAGCGCCTGACGCCGCGGAAGATGGCGGGCATGGCCCTCGCGGCGGCGGCCATCCTGGCGTTCACGCCGGTGTAA